A window of Hordeum vulgare subsp. vulgare chromosome 5H, MorexV3_pseudomolecules_assembly, whole genome shotgun sequence genomic DNA:
GCTAGTTTATCCTACAAAGAACAGGTGCCTTGTGTTATTTCGCCATCTCGGCAAGAATGAATAAACCCGTTTCCCCCTAATCCGTCTACCACAGAGACGTGTGGCTAGCTGGGAATGAGCCCAGCCCCAAGCAAGCCGATGATTTCACTGTATCCTTTTACCCTCTACCCTTCATGTCCTGAGACGCACACACTCTGTTGccctcccctcccattcctctccTCAATTTCGCAAATACCAAACTAGCTGCCCAATTAAGTACAGATAAAGTATAAGATACTATTGTTCAGAGTTAATGGTGTCTTGGTAGTGATAGTGCATGTGTTGAACAATTGACATGAAACAAATCAATGCATTTATAAGCTCTGCAAAATAtgaacaaaaaagaaaataactGCAGTAGATATAGTGCAAAGTTATTCTCCTGACTTTCTATCACGCTTAACTAGCTACTAATCCAATAACCAGAGAAAATTTACCACCAACCACGGTGTCAAGAAACAGAATGGTATCTATTTTAACTCTGAGTTACACAACATGATTCATCACAATTTGCAACAAGAAAATAATACATCCTTCACAGGATCAGCAAAATTCAAGTGCACAATTGTTCATGGTATCTATTTTAACTCTGAGTTACACAACATGGTTCATCACAATTTGCAACAAATGTTCAAACAACACtctacttcaatcacataaactcAACTAATTGTTCATATTTTATCAGTACAGTACAAATAAAGGCCAAACTTACAGCATGTGCTAAGACTCGAATTTCATTTAGTAATCTACACATACTATTTACCTCCCTCTTTCATAAAGATAGGGCCTGATCATTTACTGAAGTAGCACATCGCGTGTAACCTTTCTTCTATCAAAGAGAATGTTCACTCATCATTggaaaagaaaaggagaaagaCAATACCAAAGCCCCACAAAAGGAAGCATCACTTGTAAGTTCCAACAAGCAAGCAACATTTCAAGCTGTTCAATGCGACAtttgatttatttattttctgcaaCAGCCAGCTAGTCACTTCAGGCGAAGAGAGACGGGTATAATCAGTCCTAATTACGCTCCCGAAAGTATGTATCAAATTATGGCCAAGGAAAAATAAATAAGGGATACATTTCAAGCTGTTCAAAACGTTTAGGACATGACAGGGCATTAGGAAATGTATACGGCATCTGCCATCATCATCAGATAAATTTcaacaacaaaacagaaacagaaacataGTGTTCAGCCCAGGTCCCATCAACATCAGATTGGTAATACATCGCAAGTTCACAACCATCCTTATTGGAAGCAAAACATAACAGAAGCAACCTAGGTTTCGAGGAAGACCTGGGGCGCCCGCGCGCGCGCGGGGGAATCACTCGGCCATGGTgtcggcggaggcggaggcggcggcgagctCCTGCTGCTGGAGGCGCTCGAGCGCCTTCTGGTGCGCCCAGGTCTCGAGGGTGAGGTCGGGCTTGGCGTTGAGCCCGACGCCGAGGATGACGACGGTGAGGAAGGAGGTGACGTAACAGGGGAGCTCCCAGTCCTCCCACTTGCGCGACTcgccgggcggcggcggcgtgcggTTCATCGGGTACCCCTTGGGCCGCACCTCGTGCCCCGGCGTCGTCCACCGGCCCCCGCCGTCGCCGTGCCCGCCGCGGAGGCGCGCCGCCGCGCGCAGCCGCGCCCGCAGCATCCCTCCCGCCGCCGACGAGATCGCCCGCATCGTGCCCGGTTGGTGCGCGTGTGCGTGGTGGAGGATTGGAgatcggagagagagagaggggggtcgCCGATTTGCTTTGGGGGCTGCTCTGCGGAGACGAGGCTGCCTGGGGTGTGGACGCTGCAGAGAGTGGTGTAAGTGGGCTGGACTTGGCCGGTGTTGGGCTACACTAGGAAGAAGTGGGTGATCTTTAGCGGGCCGGAGCCCGAAGGTTGGAACGTAGCAAGTATATTTTCACCAAGGACTGCCGAAAAAAGATGAGAATTCCCTCTCCAAATGAGTTGTGAATATTCTTCAAGCAAAAAACTTGAAAATTATATATGTGTGtcatttactactccctccgtcccataatataaaaaAGTTTTTCACACTAGAGTAGTATCAAAAATGTTCTTATattatgagacggagggagtactttttagTCGGGTTGTTTACTTAGGTGCTATGGCCGTATCCTCTCCAAAAGAAGTTAATAATTTCATATATATAAAATACACGACAATATGTTTGAGTTTCATTTTTAAAATTATCGATGTGAATTATTTCCTAGATTTTAGTTGGCTACTACAGCTGTACTTTTCAGGTCGAGATTAAATAAAGCCGGCCATATTTCTTCAACAAAAACTATTGTACAACACATGCTAGTTTATCTCAAATACTGATGAGAAATTCCTTTGTCAATATATCATCAAAAAGTTCAAGAAAAAACTTCTAGCTCAAAACTGAAAAACGAATGATAGCTCCATCTACTTGACCTAAGCTTTTGATAGGGGGGAATGATTCCGGAgtatgaaaaattaggacaaaacACAAGCCATTAATCAGCTCTTTCAAACTGTCACAGCAGCATACTAAGGTCATGGTTGGATTGTCGTGTTCCAGCTAAATACGCTTGTATTTCAAATACGCTTGTAAGAAATACAGACGTCGGTCCGTCGTTTTATTTTCCAGCTAAAAATAGCACTGAGCCGGTAAGTTACACCGGTATTAGATTACACTCATACCAAGCGCGGCATAAACTGCATTATTCGTCCACTTCAGGTGGAAGGTTCACTTGAACAAGTACTGAGAAGTGCAAATTGGCTCACATAAATCAGCTCTACAGTCATAAATTCAAGCTCGGAACACAGCCAAATCAGGGACTCTCATCCATATATGCAGACAGCAGAAATCAGTACAGCATGCTGTTTGGGATTGGATCGTTTATTTACACTCTTCCCAAAAGAATCCCCCATACATGCAGACAGCAGAATCAATAAAAAGTGCTGTTTGGAATTGGGATCTTTTATTTAAACATGTCACAAAAGAATCATGACTTATTCATCGTGGATACGTGATACATATCGACATAAGGGTGAGATTCAGCTGGTCTGCTATTGAACATCCAGCGATTGCCAATCGTGGAACGACAGCCCGTCGATAGTGGATGGCCGGAAGAGGAGCGGGTTAACATCCCACCCTTTCAGGCTTCCTCTCGACCATCTCATACTGACATTGTCAACCTCCAGGCCTGAGATGTGCTCCAGCATCATACCGCCAGTCCTGTGCTTTACCATCTCCTGGCACCCAGGCCTGTAGTCATACAGGCCCCCAGTGTAATTTGTCCACCTCTTGTAGGTCAGGTCAACATTCTGGAACTTCAAGTTGCGAAGCAAGCCGTGCTTCGATCCAGCCAGGAAAACACCGTTTTCTGATACTGACGAGATGTTGATGAAACGAACATCTGAAATGGTGCCTTCTCTGGAATCAGGGTGCCTTGGACAGGTAGTGATGTAGATCGGTTCAGCTCTCCCCCACCATGAAGGATGGTAGTACCTAGTGCGCATTTTGATGTTTGAAAATATCACATCACTAACGTTCCCTGCAAAATTATGTACCTCcaaattaggatgcttaaagcagCCCACCAATTAATGCAATAGCTGAAAGTACAACAACACAGGATGACTGCTAAGTAAAATTTGAAGGTGGCAAACCCATTAAAAAAAACTCCACAAAGTTGCAATAAAAAAATAGCCGTTTTTTGAATAAGATGTTCAGTGTACCCCACCTAATTGTATGCCGGTTCATTCACAATTGCAAGCACAAAATCATTACCTCCATCACGGATCTGCATTCCAAGTCCTCGATGTGAATCAACTATAGTAATGTTGTCAAAGAGCATCTTCTCAAAGTTGAAAAAGCTTGCACTTCCAAATTTGATAGCGCATGATTTAGTACGGATCCAGCAATTTGTCGCTGTCAAGTTGTAAACAGGCCCTGTGCTAGACTTTGGGCAGATGGCATCATCTCCGGTGTCTATGTGGCAATCGGTGATGACCGTGTTGTTTGAATCCTCGATGTCAATTCCGTCATTGTTAGGAGTGTCAAAATCCCCGTATATAGAGACATTGCGGATCACCGAGTTGTCACACCTGACAAGATGCAGGCTGCAGACAATGCAAGCATATTAATTAGGGAAGATTTTGTTTTTGCCACTCTAGATTTTTGCCAATTTTCCTTATGCCACTCTAGATTTTGACATTTCACTTTCGCCACTCTTAGTTTTTGACAATTATCACAATTGCCATTCAATGgcaaaaacaaaataattttgtTTCACTTTTGCCATTCTTAGCTTTTGACAATTATAACAATTGTCACTCTTTTGTTTTTGACACAAAATGGCAATTGTGATAATTGTCAAAAACTAAGAGTGGCAAAAGTAAAATGTCAAAATCTAGAGTGGCATATGGAAAATTGGCAAAATCTAGAGTGGCAAAAACAATTTTTTCCCTATTAAGGATCAGTTGaaataattttttgtttttctagtTCAGTGATTgtacctaagagcatctccaatagaccGTCTATATGTAAAAATACCTATGGATCTTCGCGAGCAAAAAACGCTGCTCCAACAGATGGTCCATATGTAAAAAAAAATACATCACCGCCTCCCGGAGATGTAAAATGAAAACTTCGTGATGCAAATTTACATCACGAGATACAACTGATGTAAAACTGCGGCCGCCCGCCAAACGACCAACCGCCTGTTCATTcgctcccccccccccgcgccgccgccggcggTGGGCTGACACATGTCGCCGCCCTGGCCCTCCATCGCCGCGTTCATGCCGCCGTCCCCCGCCTGCCGGCCCGGATTCAAGCCGCCCTGGCCGGTCGCCACCGCGCCGGCGGTTCCTACGAAGGCGGCGAAGGCACCGCAAAAACGGGCGGCGAATCGCGATCGAAACCCGGCCGAAAGTTCGGCTCGGATAGCGAAAACCTCGAAGGCAGCGGCGGTGGCTCGGGACGATGACTCGCAGCCACGGCCGGCGGCGTCCTCCAACAGCCAAGCAGTCAttcctccacctccaccgccgCCGGCCGTGGAGGAAGATGTGGCCACGCCGACGGCCACCGCCTCCAACATGTTCGATGATATGCCGCAAAGGTAAAAAAAATATTGTGTGCTCTCGTTTGTTGTTTAAAATTGAATGTGATGTTGAATGTTTGTACGTTCAATTGTAGTCTTGATGATGAAGCTTTTTTGCACGCGAAAAATGTGGCAAATGATGATTATGTGTCACACGAGTATGTTTCAAGAGAGGAACATGAAAGGCGAGAAGAATAAGAAAGTAAAAGCTTTCACTTTTCATCATTGCTACAAAGAGCTCAAGGATGAGAAGTGGAAAACTAGAGAGACTTTTGATGCTTCGAAGAAGAAGAGTGTGGTGATTGAGGATGAAGAAGATATCGCCGGTGAGGAGAGGAGACCCACTCCTCACTCCGTGACAAAATCTTATAGGCGCGATGGAAACAAGAAAGTGAAGGGAACCAAGGCCGGAGACAATGAACTCAAGGAAGGATTTGATGCCATTGTCATGgcgaggaaagagtatgcggaagAAAAAAGAATGTTGAAGCTCAAGAAAATAGAGGAGAGGAGTGAG
This region includes:
- the LOC123399372 gene encoding uncharacterized protein LOC123399372 is translated as MRAISSAAGGMLRARLRAAARLRGGHGDGGGRWTTPGHEVRPKGYPMNRTPPPPGESRKWEDWELPCYVTSFLTVVILGVGLNAKPDLTLETWAHQKALERLQQQELAAASASADTMAE
- the LOC123399373 gene encoding exopolygalacturonase-like codes for the protein MAAAPPLLLLLAAAASLLLLLPPPAPAHSAPARVFSVADYGAAGDGTRYDTAAIQAAVDACAGAGGGRVLLPAPGDYLTATVHLRSRVVLEVAPGARLLGGTRQRDYPPERRRWYVVLAENTTGAGVTGGGEVNGQGGAFVVTPSAQKNVMVSWNATGDCVGDECRPRLLGFIDSKDVAVHDITLNQPALWCLHLVRCDNSVIRNVSIYGDFDTPNNDGIDIEDSNNTVITDCHIDTGDDAICPKSSTGPVYNLTATNCWIRTKSCAIKFGSASFFNFEKMLFDNITIVDSHRGLGMQIRDGGNVSDVIFSNIKMRTRYYHPSWWGRAEPIYITTCPRHPDSREGTISDVRFINISSVSENGVFLAGSKHGLLRNLKFQNVDLTYKRWTNYTGGLYDYRPGCQEMVKHRTGGMMLEHISGLEVDNVSMRWSRGSLKGWDVNPLLFRPSTIDGLSFHDWQSLDVQ